One window of the Granulicella arctica genome contains the following:
- a CDS encoding VWA domain-containing protein yields MRFLRKTSLCSLLLPLLVAQAHHVASQTDSATTQGPTSYRLNVVVDEVVVTFHAADSHGLPIRDLKLTELSFLDNGRSPRKVLAFEALQDRPVRAGILMDTSESMGPFLAGNRAIANAYAQRLLRQQTDQAFVMDFGHVSQVVQPWTNNPPALITGLRKIAASGGTHAGGTAIFDSIYRACLNQFGHVDHAASSNFILLFTDGEDNTSSVSLEDAAAECQHTNTAIYIFRADGPSAFGSTGPATLTKLAEETGGRIFHDTGSATGTDDDLAPWRQICATSTASSTSLQT; encoded by the coding sequence ATGCGGTTTCTACGTAAGACCAGCCTCTGTAGCCTGCTGCTCCCATTGCTCGTGGCGCAGGCGCATCACGTGGCTTCACAGACGGATTCTGCCACAACACAAGGCCCAACCTCGTACAGACTTAACGTCGTCGTCGACGAGGTGGTTGTAACCTTCCATGCAGCTGACAGCCACGGTCTTCCGATCCGCGACCTCAAGCTCACTGAGCTAAGCTTTCTCGATAACGGCAGGTCACCTCGCAAGGTTCTCGCCTTCGAGGCTCTGCAGGATCGCCCCGTCCGTGCGGGCATCCTCATGGACACGAGCGAGTCGATGGGCCCGTTCCTCGCTGGGAACCGCGCTATCGCCAACGCCTATGCTCAGCGCTTATTGCGTCAGCAAACGGACCAGGCATTCGTGATGGACTTCGGGCACGTCTCGCAGGTCGTACAGCCATGGACGAACAACCCGCCTGCCTTGATCACTGGTCTTCGTAAGATCGCCGCAAGTGGTGGAACTCACGCTGGCGGAACAGCGATCTTCGACTCTATCTACCGAGCATGCCTGAACCAGTTTGGCCATGTCGATCACGCCGCCAGCAGCAACTTCATTCTGCTCTTCACGGATGGCGAGGACAACACAAGCAGCGTCTCGCTGGAAGACGCCGCAGCCGAATGCCAGCACACCAACACGGCCATCTATATCTTCCGTGCCGATGGGCCATCTGCCTTCGGCTCAACTGGACCGGCAACGCTGACAAAGCTCGCTGAGGAGACTGGCGGCCGCATCTTCCACGACACCGGCTCTGCAACAGGCACAGACGACGATCTCGCACCATGGAGGCAGATCTGCGCGACCAGTACCGCATCATCTACAAGCCTGCAGACCTGA
- a CDS encoding MFS transporter yields the protein MEQVSVRPNLVLGICCLSLLLVGMDVTIVNVALPAIQRDLHASLSGLQWIVDAYTLVVASLLMLSGSMSDRFGRRRVFQIGLVLFISGSLLCSLAHGIGQLVAFRALQGLGASMLNPVALSIIANVFKSPKERGRAVGVWGAVGGASLALGPLLGGALTQAVGWRSIFWINLPVGLAALGLAAKFIPESKAPRARAFDPVGQAMVFLGLTTMTYAVIEGPHAGWTSPLILGLIATAAIALAIFLLYEPRRTDPLVDLRFFRSVPFSSATLLALCSFSSFAGFLFLNALYLQQARGLSALHTGLCTLPLAVMMMLTAPLSGRLVGSYGTRPSLLIAGAGFLLSTLMLTGLTTATPIALLLVAYALFGVGLGMVNPAITNNAVAGMPLAQAGVAAAIASTGRQVGAAFGVAIAGTVVSASHAAGSDFTHATHPIWWVMTGCGATVLLLGWISNTRWAHASTGHVTELLSGVSR from the coding sequence ATGGAACAAGTCTCTGTTCGACCGAACCTCGTACTCGGCATCTGCTGCCTTAGTCTCTTGCTAGTTGGTATGGACGTCACGATCGTCAATGTTGCGCTACCCGCGATTCAGCGTGATCTTCACGCGAGCCTTTCGGGGCTTCAATGGATTGTCGACGCCTACACGCTTGTCGTCGCCAGCCTGCTGATGCTCTCGGGGTCCATGTCCGATCGTTTCGGACGGCGGCGCGTCTTCCAGATCGGCCTTGTGTTGTTCATCTCCGGATCGCTACTCTGCAGCCTGGCGCATGGCATCGGTCAGCTTGTCGCCTTCCGCGCTCTCCAGGGTCTCGGCGCGTCCATGCTCAATCCCGTGGCGCTGTCGATCATCGCTAATGTCTTCAAGTCGCCGAAGGAACGCGGTAGAGCCGTAGGAGTCTGGGGGGCGGTTGGCGGCGCATCGCTGGCGCTCGGTCCGCTGCTCGGTGGCGCGCTGACGCAGGCTGTCGGCTGGCGTTCGATCTTCTGGATCAACCTCCCAGTCGGTCTCGCAGCGCTTGGCCTCGCGGCTAAATTCATTCCGGAGTCAAAGGCACCGCGAGCACGAGCCTTCGATCCCGTAGGGCAGGCCATGGTCTTCCTCGGCCTGACCACCATGACCTATGCGGTGATCGAGGGACCGCATGCAGGCTGGACCTCTCCGCTGATCCTCGGCCTCATCGCTACGGCAGCCATCGCGCTCGCCATCTTCCTCCTGTACGAACCGCGCCGCACGGACCCACTCGTAGACCTCCGTTTCTTTCGTAGCGTGCCCTTCAGCAGCGCCACGCTTCTAGCCCTATGCTCCTTCTCATCCTTCGCAGGCTTCCTCTTCCTTAATGCCCTTTATCTGCAACAGGCACGCGGATTATCCGCCCTGCACACCGGCCTGTGCACGCTACCCCTTGCGGTCATGATGATGCTCACTGCGCCGCTCTCCGGTCGATTGGTCGGTAGCTACGGAACGCGACCCTCGCTGCTGATCGCGGGCGCAGGCTTCCTGCTCAGCACCTTGATGCTCACTGGCCTGACGACCGCTACTCCGATAGCCCTGCTACTCGTGGCCTATGCGTTGTTCGGAGTGGGACTCGGCATGGTCAACCCTGCTATCACCAACAACGCCGTCGCAGGCATGCCGCTGGCGCAGGCAGGTGTAGCCGCAGCAATCGCCTCCACAGGCAGACAGGTCGGCGCGGCCTTTGGCGTAGCCATTGCCGGAACAGTCGTCAGCGCAAGCCACGCTGCGGGATCGGACTTCACGCATGCAACGCACCCCATCTGGTGGGTCATGACGGGCTGCGGAGCCACGGTCCTGCTGCTTGGCTGGATCTCCAACACCCGCTGGGCACACGCAAGCACAGGGCACGTCACGGAGCTTCTAAGTGGCGTCAGCAGGTAA
- a CDS encoding TetR/AcrR family transcriptional regulator — protein MRRAKFLEVAARLIGEHGYEPVTMTAIAEQSEASIGTLYDYFPDKPALARALLAQYTDESDAHWKVLLSNPSSRLTKTGLADIFVEGALDFVRQRPAYLPLLRAPIAFVRTPATRLPLRRTIADALQMMHKTMSADRAFVSAQVIVELIKALLSIYKQTTPKDRELVAEEYRKLLRLYLLAMPGKSRVK, from the coding sequence TTGCGACGTGCGAAGTTTCTGGAGGTCGCTGCCCGCCTGATTGGGGAACACGGATATGAGCCGGTGACGATGACGGCGATTGCCGAGCAATCCGAGGCGTCAATCGGAACGCTGTACGATTACTTTCCCGATAAACCGGCTCTTGCCCGGGCGCTTCTGGCTCAATATACGGACGAGTCTGACGCGCATTGGAAGGTACTCCTATCCAATCCATCGTCGCGTCTGACGAAGACCGGACTTGCCGATATCTTTGTTGAAGGAGCGCTCGACTTTGTACGGCAACGGCCTGCGTATCTGCCTCTTCTCAGGGCTCCGATCGCCTTTGTACGCACGCCAGCGACGCGGCTGCCACTACGAAGGACGATCGCTGACGCCCTCCAGATGATGCACAAAACGATGTCGGCGGATCGTGCTTTTGTCAGTGCTCAAGTGATTGTCGAACTGATCAAGGCGCTGCTATCGATCTACAAGCAGACGACTCCCAAGGATCGCGAGTTAGTCGCTGAGGAGTACAGAAAACTTCTCCGACTTTACCTGCTGGCGATGCCGGGCAAGAGCAGGGTCAAGTAG
- a CDS encoding endonuclease MutS2 yields MPNDPTADLANHTAPQALTVATRAPAEWFTVIPTKIGVVPVLSLLPVIPSPLAETSAVALEWSRLREYLAGKTVSPLGRAWVTALEPSGDRGWIDQQHQRTQEIRTMLVAGGSFTFHGLFDPTTLLDKARIEGSALEGLEIASLLAVVERVAAWHTLIDGAHDAPRYNWPSISALSAPLLEYDLAPLLRLLRGKIEPDGSLSDDASPALRGIRKAMERQHRAIEESLRRAARQFREEGSTQSSTEDLITIRGERFVIPVKAEFKRKVPGVIHGSSSSGQTVYVEPLETIEQNNELVRLLDEEQAEIHRILVVMTGALGQNATAIHLGSAILAEVEAHTARARFAMELNCNRPIFGAEIALTAARHPLLELRMKAGHREAEAEGPAPTPVPLTILLPPDAKQLIISGPNTGGKTVSLKTLGLLALMAQAGVPVPAEEAKLPLFSAIYADIGDAQSIERNLSSFSAHVVNVDRISRVADAASLVLLDELGSATDPEEGAALAVAVASHFLALNAWCAITTHLTSLKVYAANHAGVLNAAVGFDQYTLSPTYELRLGVPGASAGLNIAARLGMDPTIIENARANMTTQTADIGAFLDQLHAQLSAAATARETLQQRERELSRERAKLEVEGRIEQKARTRELEVKLNSLISDFEYQLKETVKAIDDKTVSQKIARDSALRMTRLRREFSEQFNSTVVAHNTGADKKDPAAQPHIPRGIKVGDLVKLKSLGRQARVDRLIDEKTYEVSIGPMKMRIDRADVAEVESVKVITPLEAARKRGGITIQTSTSGDSDYMASEINVIGRNAEEAQDEVERFLDRAFLAGLPRIRIVHGTGMGVLRRTLREFLRKHPHVTTVTEPAHNQGGQGATEVELRQ; encoded by the coding sequence ATGCCCAACGACCCTACCGCAGACCTGGCAAACCATACTGCACCTCAAGCTCTGACTGTAGCTACGCGCGCGCCAGCAGAATGGTTCACAGTCATCCCAACTAAAATAGGAGTTGTGCCTGTCCTGAGTCTTCTCCCCGTCATTCCGTCTCCCCTTGCCGAGACCAGCGCCGTAGCCCTGGAGTGGTCGCGGCTGCGTGAGTATCTCGCCGGTAAAACCGTCTCGCCGCTCGGTCGCGCCTGGGTAACTGCGCTTGAACCCTCCGGCGATCGCGGCTGGATCGACCAGCAGCACCAGCGCACGCAGGAGATCCGCACCATGCTGGTGGCTGGCGGCAGCTTCACCTTCCACGGCCTCTTCGATCCAACGACGCTGCTCGACAAGGCACGGATTGAAGGCTCCGCACTCGAAGGGCTTGAGATCGCCAGTCTGCTCGCGGTCGTCGAGCGTGTCGCCGCGTGGCACACCCTGATCGATGGAGCGCACGACGCCCCCCGCTACAACTGGCCGTCCATCAGCGCCCTCTCTGCTCCGCTGCTGGAGTACGACCTGGCTCCCCTCCTGCGGCTGCTTCGCGGCAAGATCGAGCCGGATGGATCCCTCTCGGACGACGCCAGCCCGGCGCTCCGCGGCATCCGCAAAGCGATGGAGCGGCAGCATCGCGCCATCGAGGAGAGCCTGCGCCGTGCAGCCCGGCAGTTTCGCGAAGAAGGCTCGACGCAATCCAGCACCGAAGACCTGATCACCATTCGCGGCGAGCGTTTCGTGATCCCGGTGAAAGCAGAGTTCAAGCGCAAGGTGCCGGGTGTCATTCACGGCTCAAGCTCCTCCGGCCAGACGGTCTACGTCGAGCCACTGGAGACCATCGAGCAGAATAATGAACTGGTACGTCTGCTCGACGAAGAGCAGGCCGAGATTCACCGCATCCTCGTCGTCATGACAGGGGCGCTCGGGCAAAATGCGACCGCGATCCATCTCGGGTCTGCCATTCTCGCCGAGGTGGAGGCCCACACCGCCCGCGCTCGCTTCGCCATGGAGCTGAACTGTAACCGCCCCATCTTCGGTGCAGAGATCGCCCTGACGGCAGCGCGGCATCCCCTCCTCGAACTGCGCATGAAGGCGGGACACCGCGAAGCCGAGGCGGAGGGTCCAGCGCCCACGCCTGTGCCACTCACGATCCTGCTTCCGCCTGACGCCAAGCAGCTCATCATCAGCGGGCCAAACACCGGCGGCAAAACTGTTTCGCTCAAGACACTCGGTCTGCTCGCCCTGATGGCGCAGGCGGGCGTCCCTGTGCCGGCAGAGGAGGCGAAGCTGCCGCTCTTCAGCGCGATCTATGCGGATATTGGCGACGCCCAGTCGATCGAGCGCAATCTCTCCAGCTTCTCCGCGCACGTCGTCAACGTCGACCGCATCTCCCGCGTCGCCGACGCCGCATCGCTGGTGCTGCTGGACGAGCTCGGTTCGGCCACCGACCCCGAGGAAGGCGCGGCGCTGGCCGTAGCCGTTGCAAGTCACTTCCTCGCGCTCAACGCCTGGTGCGCCATCACGACCCATCTCACCTCGCTCAAGGTCTACGCCGCCAACCATGCTGGTGTGTTGAACGCCGCCGTCGGCTTCGACCAGTACACGCTCTCGCCCACCTACGAGCTGCGGCTCGGCGTTCCCGGAGCGTCCGCAGGCCTGAACATCGCAGCGCGCCTCGGCATGGACCCAACCATCATCGAGAACGCCCGCGCCAACATGACGACTCAGACAGCAGACATTGGGGCGTTTCTCGATCAACTCCACGCCCAGCTTTCGGCAGCAGCGACTGCGCGCGAGACCTTGCAGCAAAGAGAACGCGAGCTGTCGCGAGAGCGAGCCAAGCTTGAGGTCGAAGGCCGCATCGAACAGAAAGCCCGGACGCGCGAGTTGGAGGTGAAGCTCAACTCCCTCATCAGCGACTTCGAGTACCAGCTCAAAGAGACCGTCAAGGCGATCGACGACAAGACCGTCTCGCAGAAGATCGCCCGCGACTCTGCCCTGCGCATGACCCGGCTCAGACGCGAGTTCTCCGAGCAATTCAACTCCACCGTCGTCGCCCACAACACCGGCGCGGATAAGAAAGATCCCGCCGCACAGCCGCACATCCCGCGCGGCATCAAGGTCGGCGATCTCGTGAAGCTGAAGTCACTAGGACGCCAGGCTCGGGTCGATAGACTGATCGACGAGAAGACCTACGAGGTGTCGATCGGACCGATGAAGATGCGTATTGATCGCGCCGACGTAGCCGAGGTGGAGTCAGTGAAGGTGATCACGCCGCTCGAGGCGGCGCGGAAGCGTGGAGGCATCACGATCCAGACCAGCACCAGCGGCGACTCCGACTACATGGCCTCCGAGATCAACGTCATCGGCCGCAATGCAGAGGAGGCCCAGGATGAGGTCGAGCGCTTCCTCGATCGCGCCTTCCTCGCCGGCCTGCCGCGCATCCGTATCGTTCACGGCACCGGCATGGGCGTCCTCCGGCGCACCCTCCGCGAGTTCCTGCGCAAGCATCCGCATGTCACAACGGTCACCGAGCCAGCGCACAACCAGGGCGGTCAGGGTGCTACCGAGGTTGAGTTGCGGCAGTGA